In Acidimicrobiia bacterium, a genomic segment contains:
- the folB gene encoding dihydroneopterin aldolase has translation MDRILVPGLRALGVHGVLPEERERPQPFEVSLELHVDLAKAGASDDLADTVDYGAVCDAVVRIVTDESYALLERLATRIAEACRADERVTGVVVEVRKLRPPVNAEVDHVAVRIER, from the coding sequence GTGGACCGCATCCTCGTGCCGGGCCTGCGCGCGCTCGGCGTGCACGGGGTGCTGCCCGAGGAACGGGAGCGGCCGCAGCCGTTCGAGGTGAGTCTCGAGCTGCACGTCGACCTCGCGAAGGCCGGCGCCAGCGACGACCTCGCCGACACCGTCGACTACGGCGCGGTGTGCGACGCGGTCGTGCGGATCGTCACCGACGAGAGCTACGCGTTGCTCGAACGACTCGCGACCCGCATCGCCGAGGCGTGCCGCGCCGACGAGCGGGTCACCGGCGTCGTCGTGGAGGTGCGCAAGCTGCGACCGCCGGTGAACGCCGAGGTCGACCACGTCGCGGTGCGCATCGAACGGTGA
- the folK gene encoding 2-amino-4-hydroxy-6-hydroxymethyldihydropteridine diphosphokinase — protein MTARRAYLALGSNLGAREEFLQSAVDALARTPDVAVAALSDVYETDPVGGPDQGPYLNAVVAIDTELSARELLALAHRLEDDADRVRAERWGPRTLDVDLLLVGDERIREPDLVVPHPRLWERGFVLAPLHDVAPELVVAPAGGHPGVRRVEITLTTKERT, from the coding sequence ATGACGGCGCGGCGCGCGTACCTCGCGCTCGGATCGAATCTCGGCGCGCGCGAGGAGTTCCTGCAATCGGCGGTCGACGCGCTGGCGCGCACGCCGGACGTCGCGGTTGCCGCGCTGTCGGATGTCTACGAGACGGATCCGGTGGGTGGGCCGGACCAGGGTCCGTACCTCAACGCCGTCGTCGCGATCGACACCGAGCTGAGCGCGCGCGAGCTGCTCGCGCTCGCGCACCGGCTCGAAGACGATGCCGACCGTGTGCGCGCCGAGCGGTGGGGGCCGCGCACGCTCGACGTCGACCTGCTGCTCGTAGGCGACGAGCGCATCCGGGAGCCCGACCTCGTCGTGCCCCATCCGCGCCTGTGGGAACGGGGCTTCGTGCTCGCGCCGCTGCACGACGTGGCCCCCGAGCTCGTCGTCGCTCCCGCCGGCGGACATCCGGGCGTGCGCCGGGTCGAGATCACACTGACGACAAAGGAACGAACGTGA
- a CDS encoding D-glycerate dehydrogenase, with amino-acid sequence MSAVYVSRPLPAPGPDALRVAGLDVEQNTEDRPPTRAELIAGLRGKQALLCLLTEKVDAELLDAAPDLRIVANLAVGYDNVDVAAAAARGVVVTNTPDVLTEATAELTWALILAAARRVVEGDTLVRRGEWKGWSPTQLLGTTLVGKTLGIFGMGKIGAAVARRAGGFGMHVVYTNRTRNVALEGELGARPVTFDELLAQSDVLSLHAPATAETRHAFDAAALSRLRPGVVFVNTARGPLVDEAALVGALREGRIAAAGLDVFEREPALAPGLTELGNVVVLPHIGSATHEARGAMVELCCRNILAVLAGEPPITPVRPPA; translated from the coding sequence ATGAGCGCGGTCTATGTATCCCGCCCGTTGCCGGCGCCCGGTCCCGATGCGCTGCGCGTCGCGGGCCTCGACGTGGAGCAGAACACCGAAGATCGTCCGCCGACGCGTGCCGAGCTGATCGCAGGTCTGCGCGGCAAGCAGGCGTTGCTGTGCCTGCTCACCGAGAAGGTCGACGCCGAGTTGCTCGACGCCGCGCCCGACTTGAGGATCGTCGCCAACCTCGCGGTCGGCTACGACAACGTCGACGTCGCCGCGGCCGCCGCGCGCGGTGTCGTCGTCACGAACACGCCCGACGTGCTCACCGAAGCGACGGCCGAGCTCACGTGGGCGCTCATCCTCGCCGCGGCGCGCCGCGTCGTCGAAGGCGACACGCTCGTCCGGCGCGGCGAGTGGAAGGGCTGGAGCCCGACCCAGCTGCTCGGCACCACGCTCGTCGGCAAGACGCTCGGCATCTTCGGCATGGGCAAGATCGGCGCCGCGGTCGCGCGACGCGCGGGCGGCTTCGGGATGCACGTCGTCTACACGAACCGCACGCGCAACGTCGCGCTCGAGGGCGAGCTCGGCGCGCGGCCGGTCACGTTCGACGAGCTGCTCGCGCAGTCGGATGTGCTCTCGCTGCACGCGCCGGCGACCGCGGAGACACGGCACGCGTTCGACGCCGCCGCGCTCTCGCGGCTGCGCCCGGGCGTGGTCTTCGTGAACACCGCGCGCGGTCCGCTCGTCGACGAAGCCGCGCTCGTCGGTGCGCTCCGCGAGGGCCGGATCGCGGCGGCGGGCCTCGACGTGTTCGAGCGCGAGCCCGCGCTCGCGCCGGGCCTGACCGAGCTCGGCAACGTCGTCGTGCTGCCGCACATCGGCTCCGCAACGCACGAGGCGCGGGGCGCGATGGTCGAGCTCTGCTGCCGCAACATCCTCGCGGTGCTCGCGGGCGAGCCGCCGATCACGCCGGTGCGCCCGCCGGCCTGA
- a CDS encoding DUF2520 domain-containing protein, with protein MAEGNSGATFALIGPGRAGATVALALVGRGYTAVAVAGRSPDAPSTTATAACLATQPSLVSHAGRGAAIVIIATPDAAIEGAALAVAPSLEHGALVLHLAGSLGVGVFDDLKARRPDVRVGALHPLQSMPSATMGLDRLPGSWAAIAGDPQVADIADALELHTFEVSDEQRARYHATAVVASNHLVALLGQVERLAAAAGVPFEAFAPLAEASLANGFGMGARAALTGPVARGDLATVTEHLRELPPSERDAYRALAREAAKLADTRDDALDRLLADLDQTPGTSPRGSHDDTN; from the coding sequence GTGGCCGAGGGGAATTCCGGGGCAACGTTCGCCCTCATCGGTCCGGGCCGCGCGGGTGCGACCGTCGCGCTCGCCCTCGTGGGCCGCGGCTACACCGCGGTGGCGGTCGCAGGGCGTTCGCCCGACGCGCCGTCGACCACTGCGACCGCGGCCTGCCTCGCGACGCAGCCCTCGCTCGTGTCGCACGCGGGGCGCGGCGCGGCGATCGTGATCATCGCGACCCCCGACGCCGCGATCGAAGGCGCCGCGCTCGCGGTCGCGCCGTCGCTCGAGCACGGCGCGCTCGTTCTGCACCTCGCGGGCTCGCTCGGCGTCGGGGTGTTCGACGACTTGAAGGCACGCCGTCCCGACGTGCGCGTCGGCGCGCTGCATCCGCTGCAGTCGATGCCGTCGGCGACGATGGGGCTCGACCGCCTGCCGGGTTCGTGGGCGGCGATCGCGGGTGACCCCCAGGTCGCCGACATCGCCGACGCGCTCGAGCTGCACACGTTCGAGGTATCCGATGAGCAGCGCGCGCGCTATCACGCGACCGCGGTGGTCGCGTCGAACCATCTCGTCGCGCTGCTCGGTCAGGTCGAGCGACTCGCGGCGGCCGCGGGCGTGCCGTTCGAGGCCTTCGCCCCGCTCGCGGAAGCGAGCCTCGCCAACGGCTTCGGCATGGGCGCGCGCGCCGCGCTCACCGGCCCGGTGGCGCGCGGCGACCTCGCGACCGTCACCGAGCACCTGCGCGAGCTCCCGCCCTCGGAGCGCGATGCGTACCGCGCCCTTGCGCGTGAAGCCGCCAAGCTCGCCGATACGCGCGACGACGCGCTCGACCGGCTGCTCGCCGACCTCGACCAGACGCCCGGGACCTCGCCTCGCGGCTCGCACGACGACACCAACTAG
- the panC gene encoding pantoate--beta-alanine ligase, with protein sequence MVTLIETIEGVRRACDDARAAGRTVGLVPTMGYLHEGHRSLMRRARAETDLVVVSIFVNPTQFGPNEDLARYPRDLPGDLDACRAEGVDVVFAPSVEEMYPNGAATTVHVEGVTRGLCGDHRPGHFDGVTTVVAKLFAITGRSRAYFGRKDAQQVAVVARMAADLDLPVEVVACPLVRETDGLARSSRNAYLAPDDRRAAPVLFNGLRAAAELVAAGERDPQRVIAAVRDVVATEPRVELEYVEARDAATMAPIDRLDGDVLLALAAHLGATRLIDNVGIAVRGDAVEVDLGTTPAPSLGSS encoded by the coding sequence ATGGTCACGCTCATCGAGACGATCGAGGGCGTGCGGCGCGCCTGCGACGACGCGCGTGCGGCCGGGCGCACGGTCGGACTCGTGCCCACGATGGGCTACCTCCACGAGGGTCACCGCTCGCTCATGCGTCGGGCGCGCGCCGAAACGGATCTCGTCGTCGTGTCGATCTTCGTGAACCCGACGCAATTCGGTCCCAACGAGGATCTCGCGCGCTACCCGCGTGACCTTCCGGGCGATCTCGACGCGTGCCGCGCGGAAGGCGTCGACGTGGTGTTCGCGCCGAGCGTGGAGGAGATGTATCCCAACGGCGCGGCAACGACCGTGCACGTCGAGGGCGTGACGCGCGGGCTCTGTGGCGACCATCGTCCCGGCCACTTCGACGGCGTCACGACCGTCGTGGCGAAGCTCTTCGCGATCACCGGTCGGAGCCGCGCCTACTTCGGTCGCAAGGACGCGCAGCAGGTCGCGGTCGTCGCGCGCATGGCCGCCGATCTCGATCTGCCCGTCGAGGTCGTCGCGTGCCCGCTCGTGCGCGAGACCGACGGGCTCGCGCGCTCGAGCCGCAACGCGTACCTGGCGCCCGACGACCGCCGCGCCGCGCCCGTGCTGTTCAACGGTCTGCGCGCCGCCGCAGAGCTCGTGGCCGCGGGGGAGCGCGATCCGCAGCGCGTGATCGCCGCCGTCCGCGACGTCGTCGCAACCGAACCGCGCGTCGAGCTCGAGTACGTCGAGGCGCGCGACGCGGCGACGATGGCACCGATCGACCGCCTCGACGGCGACGTGCTCCTCGCGCTGGCCGCGCATCTCGGTGCGACCCGGCTCATCGACAACGTCGGCATTGCCGTGCGCGGCGACGCGGTCGAGGTCGACCTCGGCACGACCCCCGCCCCTAGTCTCGGATCCTCATGA
- the nadB gene encoding L-aspartate oxidase: MTDLLVLGSGVAGLTAALHARAAGRSVLVLTKGELSHSATRFAQGGVAAALEEPDSPALHLQDTLVAGAGLCDEAAVDVLVREGPARVRELAELGARFDDADGRWLLAREGGHSLARVVHAGGDATGAEIERALVAATLRSGCEIREGWFALSLLVEGGECAGVVALDPSGARVDVRATDTVIATGGAGQCFAVTTNPALSTGDGIALALRAGVACADLEFVQFHPTALHHPAMPRPLLSEALRGEGAVLRDGQGFAFMRDVHPLADLAPRDVVARAIHARMHAEGAEHVWLDATGIADFERHFPTIWNACRTVGLDPTREWLPVAPAAHYLSGGVLADLDGATTLPGLWTCGEAACSGVHGANRLASNSLLDGLVFGGRVVAAVERGKRYPEATGALAPLLTVGFTATRSGGADPVALDPSQRELIQATMSIDVGVVRDAEGLALAAKSLAALSDAATGAVDPTTAAFEVANLTTVASAIVVGATARHESRGAHTRADFPATDDAQLGRYVHVAGEPPRFVPLTTAGRYAPLTEGRTA; this comes from the coding sequence ATGACCGACCTCCTCGTCCTCGGCAGCGGCGTCGCCGGGCTCACCGCCGCGCTGCACGCGCGCGCCGCGGGCCGGTCGGTGCTCGTACTGACGAAGGGCGAGCTGTCGCACTCGGCCACGCGCTTCGCGCAGGGCGGCGTGGCCGCCGCGCTCGAGGAACCCGACTCACCCGCGCTGCACCTCCAGGACACGCTCGTCGCGGGCGCCGGGCTGTGCGACGAAGCCGCGGTCGACGTGCTCGTGCGCGAGGGCCCGGCACGCGTGCGCGAGCTGGCAGAGCTCGGCGCCCGATTCGACGACGCCGACGGTCGCTGGCTGCTCGCGCGCGAGGGTGGCCACTCGCTCGCGCGGGTCGTGCACGCGGGCGGTGACGCGACCGGCGCGGAGATCGAGCGCGCGCTCGTCGCCGCAACGCTCCGCTCGGGCTGCGAGATCCGCGAGGGTTGGTTCGCGTTGTCGTTGCTCGTCGAAGGCGGTGAGTGCGCGGGCGTCGTCGCACTCGATCCGTCCGGCGCGCGCGTCGACGTGCGCGCGACCGACACGGTGATCGCGACCGGCGGAGCGGGGCAGTGTTTCGCGGTCACCACGAACCCCGCGCTCTCGACCGGCGACGGGATCGCGCTCGCGCTGCGCGCCGGGGTGGCGTGCGCCGACCTCGAGTTCGTGCAGTTCCACCCGACTGCGCTGCACCATCCCGCGATGCCGCGGCCATTGCTGTCGGAAGCGCTGCGCGGTGAGGGCGCGGTGCTGCGCGACGGCCAGGGCTTTGCGTTCATGCGCGACGTCCACCCGCTCGCCGACCTCGCGCCGCGCGACGTCGTCGCCCGCGCCATCCACGCACGGATGCACGCCGAGGGCGCGGAGCACGTGTGGCTCGACGCGACCGGGATCGCCGACTTCGAGCGGCACTTCCCGACGATCTGGAACGCGTGTCGGACGGTCGGCCTCGACCCCACCCGCGAGTGGCTGCCGGTCGCGCCGGCCGCGCACTACTTGTCGGGCGGTGTGCTCGCCGACCTCGACGGCGCGACCACGCTGCCCGGGCTCTGGACCTGCGGTGAGGCCGCGTGCAGCGGCGTGCACGGCGCCAACCGCCTCGCATCCAACTCGCTCCTCGACGGGCTCGTGTTCGGCGGTCGCGTCGTGGCCGCGGTCGAACGTGGCAAGCGGTACCCCGAGGCGACCGGCGCGCTCGCGCCGCTCCTCACGGTCGGTTTCACGGCGACGCGATCGGGGGGTGCGGATCCGGTCGCGCTCGACCCGAGCCAGCGCGAGCTGATCCAGGCGACGATGTCGATCGACGTCGGCGTCGTGCGCGACGCGGAGGGCCTTGCGCTCGCGGCGAAGTCGCTCGCCGCGCTGTCCGACGCGGCCACCGGCGCCGTCGATCCCACGACCGCGGCGTTCGAGGTTGCGAACCTGACGACGGTCGCGAGCGCGATCGTCGTCGGCGCAACCGCGCGGCACGAGTCGCGGGGCGCGCACACACGAGCCGACTTCCCCGCAACCGACGACGCGCAGCTCGGGCGCTACGTGCACGTGGCCGGCGAACCGCCGCGCTTCGTGCCGCTCACGACGGCCGGACGCTACGCACCGCTCACGGAGGGCCGGACCGCGTGA